TAACAGCTAACGGCTAAAAATTATAAAAATATGAAAGAAGAATTAGTAATATCCGGTTTTGGAGGACAAGGAGTATTGTCGATGGGGAAAATCTTAGCTTATTCAGGATTAATGCAAGGACAGGAAGTAAGTTGGATGCCTTCTTACGGTCCCGAGCAGCGTGGAGGAACTGCGAATGTTACGGTAATTTTAAGCGATGACCGCATAAGTTCACCCGTGCTGAACCAATATGATACGGTAATTGTACTTAATCAACCCTCATTGGAAAAATTTGAAAACAGAGTAAAACCCGGTGGAATATTGATTTTTGACAGTAACGGATTTCATAAATTTCCTACCCGTACCGATATTCATGTGTATAGAATAGACGCGACGGAATACGCTTATGCGAACGATATGGCAAAAACATTGAATATGATTATTTTGGGTGGGTTTTTAAAAGTTCGTCCGATTGTGAAAATAGAAAATGTACTTCTCGGTCTAAAAAAATCACTTCCCGAACGGCATCATAAACTTATCCCGATGAACGAAGAAGCGCTTCGTATAGGAATGGAT
The genomic region above belongs to uncultured Paludibacter sp. and contains:
- a CDS encoding 2-oxoglutarate ferredoxin oxidoreductase, gamma subunit, coding for MKEELVISGFGGQGVLSMGKILAYSGLMQGQEVSWMPSYGPEQRGGTANVTVILSDDRISSPVLNQYDTVIVLNQPSLEKFENRVKPGGILIFDSNGFHKFPTRTDIHVYRIDATEYAYANDMAKTLNMIILGGFLKVRPIVKIENVLLGLKKSLPERHHKLIPMNEEALRIGMDLIRKVN